The following are encoded together in the Pectobacterium punjabense genome:
- a CDS encoding DUF3750 domain-containing protein produces MTYLKFLGIGFICVLLLSFWQSWAQSTRNGETFSGQSWWSAKRDSSGLAPNPVQFRQTAVVQVYAAPTYGWRGLVAVHPWIIFKKAGETQYRRYEILSWGSDNVIHLNRSAADAYWYGAKPKLLVDHRGNKAEAMIPQIEAAIKSYPWPNTYHAWPGPNSNTFLAHIGREVPALKLDMPANAIGKDYRPITRPVGRSPSGSGVQISLLGVMGITMGVEEGIEANILGLNMGVDINPPALRLPFIGRLGYDKTGSEEG; encoded by the coding sequence ATGACGTACCTCAAATTCTTGGGGATTGGGTTTATTTGTGTGCTGTTACTGTCTTTTTGGCAAAGTTGGGCGCAATCAACGCGTAACGGCGAAACGTTTAGTGGGCAAAGTTGGTGGTCTGCTAAACGCGATTCTTCCGGGTTAGCGCCGAATCCGGTGCAATTCCGCCAGACTGCCGTCGTACAGGTGTATGCTGCGCCGACTTATGGCTGGCGCGGGCTGGTGGCGGTGCATCCGTGGATCATTTTCAAGAAAGCAGGGGAAACCCAATATCGCCGTTACGAAATTTTGAGTTGGGGAAGTGATAACGTCATCCATCTGAACCGTTCGGCAGCCGATGCGTATTGGTATGGCGCGAAACCGAAACTGTTGGTGGATCATCGAGGTAACAAGGCGGAAGCGATGATCCCGCAGATTGAAGCCGCCATCAAAAGCTATCCGTGGCCGAATACCTATCATGCGTGGCCAGGGCCAAATAGCAATACGTTTCTGGCGCACATCGGCCGTGAGGTGCCTGCGCTCAAGCTGGATATGCCTGCCAATGCGATTGGTAAAGATTACCGCCCAATCACGCGTCCCGTTGGCCGGTCACCGTCGGGGAGCGGTGTGCAGATTTCACTGCTGGGTGTCATGGGTATCACCATGGGCGTTGAAGAGGGGATCGAAGCCAATATTCTGGGACTAAATATGGGCGTGGATATCAACCCACCCGCGCTGCGTTTACCCTTTATTGGCCGTCTCGGCTATGACAAAACGGGTAGCGAAGAAGGCTGA
- a CDS encoding linear amide C-N hydrolase, producing the protein MIRNNKHLKSTVCALSLAALTLGSAVSLACTRFVYKDIQNPDYPITARSMDWAEDTHTNLWIFPRELNRSGAAGQYSLEWTSKYGSVIASAFDGDEKMASTTDGLNEKGLAANVLWLAESEYPKTKPTAKKPGLSVAAWAQYVLDNFATVDEAVKSLQQEKFILVTKDVPGQNRKATLHLSLSDSSGDSAIIEYIDGKQVIHHNKSYQVMTNSPTFDQQLALNAYWDQIGGNVMLPGTNRAADRFVRASFYVESSTPNKLIPGIAEKNKIEKDKADLATAFSIIRNVSVPYGYSLPNMPNIASTRWRTVIDHTSLQYFFESAVSPNIFWVDLKKIDFSPRGNNASKLDLGPNQSIIYSGQASGHFKQATPFKFAGL; encoded by the coding sequence ATGATAAGAAATAATAAGCACCTTAAGTCTACGGTATGCGCACTGTCATTAGCAGCATTAACGCTAGGCTCAGCGGTTTCACTCGCCTGTACGCGATTCGTTTATAAGGACATACAGAACCCTGATTACCCTATTACCGCCCGCTCAATGGACTGGGCCGAGGATACCCATACTAATCTCTGGATTTTCCCTCGAGAATTAAACCGCTCTGGCGCCGCTGGTCAGTATTCTCTGGAGTGGACATCAAAATACGGCAGTGTTATTGCCTCTGCTTTTGATGGCGACGAGAAAATGGCTTCCACAACCGATGGTTTGAATGAGAAAGGGCTGGCGGCTAACGTGCTCTGGCTAGCGGAGTCTGAATACCCTAAAACCAAGCCGACAGCGAAAAAACCGGGATTAAGCGTCGCCGCATGGGCCCAGTACGTGTTGGATAATTTTGCTACCGTCGATGAAGCCGTGAAATCGCTACAACAGGAAAAATTTATACTGGTTACCAAAGATGTACCAGGGCAGAACCGGAAGGCAACACTGCACCTTTCGTTATCAGATTCCTCTGGCGACAGTGCGATTATTGAATATATCGACGGCAAACAGGTTATTCACCATAATAAGAGCTATCAGGTAATGACCAACTCCCCCACGTTCGATCAGCAATTAGCGCTTAATGCCTATTGGGATCAGATCGGTGGTAATGTGATGCTACCAGGAACGAACCGCGCTGCCGACCGTTTCGTTCGAGCCTCATTCTATGTGGAAAGTTCTACCCCCAATAAACTCATTCCTGGGATAGCAGAGAAAAATAAAATAGAAAAAGACAAAGCGGACTTAGCCACTGCATTCAGTATCATACGTAATGTATCGGTTCCTTATGGCTATTCCTTACCGAACATGCCGAATATTGCCTCAACGCGCTGGCGTACCGTTATCGACCATACATCACTGCAATACTTCTTTGAATCCGCTGTTTCTCCCAATATCTTTTGGGTTGATTTGAAGAAGATCGATTTTTCCCCGCGAGGAAATAACGCGAGCAAGTTAGATTTAGGGCCAAACCAAAGTATAATTTACTCTGGTCAAGCCTCAGGACATTTTAAAC